CTGGGTGTGATGAAGTCCAAAGGCTAAATAGCAGCCCGACGGTTCGCTTGTATTGAATTGAACCGCTGGGGGCTATACTTTTTCAGACGACGACGCTCTTTCGCAAGGACCAACCATGAGCCCCGATGCCTCGCCACCTGGCGGCCCTCAAATGGAATGGTACCAGAGGCTTCTGGATACCGGCATCGCCCTGTCGTCCGAACGCAATCACGATAAACTGATGGAATTGATCCTCCACGAGGCCAAGGACCTGTGCCACGCGGATGGCGGAACCCTGTACCTACGTACTGAAAAAGACACTCTGAAGTTCGTCATCATGCTCAACGATTCGTTGAACATCGCCATGGGCGGTACCACAGGCAAGGATATCCCCTTCCCACCGCTGGAGATGTACAGAGAAGACGGGCGCGGCAATCACAACAACGTGGCGACCCATGTGGCCATTTCCAAGGAAACCATCAATATCCCCGATGCCTATGAGGCCGAGGACTTTGATTTTTCCGGCACCCGCAAGTTTGATCAGGGCACGGGCTACCGCTCCAAATCCTTCCTCACCGTTCCCTTGATGAATCATAAGGAAGAAGTGATCGGGGTTTTGCAGTTGCTCAATTCGCAGAATCCGGAAACCGGCGAGGTGGTCGAGTTTAGCCAGGAAATTCAACCAATTATCGAGTCCCTGTCGTCACAGGCAGCGGTCGCTCTGGATAACCAGCAACTGATCTCGGCGCAAAAGGACCTTTTGGCCTCATTCATTCAGATGATCGCCGGGGCCATTGACGCCAAGTCACCCTATACCGGCGGCCACTGCCAACGGGTGCCGGAACTGACCAAGATGCTGGCCCGGGCAGCCTGCGAGTCTTCCCAAGAGCCCTTTGCGGAATTCGACCTGGAAGACGACGGGTGGGAAGAACTGCATATTGCCGCCTGGCTGCATGACTGCGGCAAGGTCACGACGCCCGAGGCGGTGGTCGATAAGGCCACCAAGCTTGAATGTATCTATGACCGGATCCACGAAATTCGCATGCGTTTCGAGGTTCTCAAACGCGATGCCGAACTGGATTTCTACCGCGACCTGAAAGCGGGCAAGGGCAGCGAAAAAGATCTGCAAGCTGCCCTGGATGCGCGTCTGGCTCAGTTGGACGAAGATTTCGCCTTCGTCGCCGAGTGCAATTTGGGGGGCGAGTTCATGGCCCCGGAAAAGGTGGACCGGTTGAAAGAGATCGCCCAGGAAAACTGGACGCGCACCCTCGACGACACCCTCGGACTGGCGCACGAGGAACTGCAGCGCTATGCGGAAGATCATCCCAGGCCGCCGGTGGTCGAACCGCTGTTGGCGGACCGGCCTCATCACTTGATCGCCCACGACAAGGAACAGAAGGAACAGTTGGTCCATTACAACGAAATGGGCTTCAACATGGTACCGCCGCCGCACAAGTCCAATCGCGGCGAGTTGCACAACCTGGCCATCGGGCGTGGCACCCTGACCGACGAAGACCGCTTCAAGATCAACGACCACATCGTGCAGACCATCTTCATGCTCGGCGCCTTGCCGTTCCCCAAACACCTAAAGAATGTACCGGAATACGCCGGGGGCCATCACGAGAAAATGGATGGCGGCGGCTACCCGCGTGGCCTGAAGAAAAAGGATATGTCGCTGCCGGCCCGAATCATGGCCATCGCCGATATCTTCGAAGCCCTGACCGCCGCCGATCGACCCTACAAGCAGCCCAAGAAGCTCAGCGACGCCATCCGGATCATGTCCTTCATGACCAAGGATTCCCACATCGATGCGGACTTGTTCCAGCTGTTCCTGAGCAGCGGGATCTATCAAGAATACGCCACCTTGTTCTTGAAGCCCGAACAATTGGATGAAGTGGACATCAGCCAGTATCTCAGCCAGGCCGCTGAATGAATCCGGTCGAACGGGCGCTGCGCTACCCCTATGACCAACCCGAATCCTCCTACGTCTTAACCAGCAAGGGACCGAGACCACTTGTCTCCGCGTTGCCCCTGGCCGACCGGATTCCGGTCCTGGCGGTGGGCTCCAATCAGTCAGCCGAGCGCCTGGCCGACAAGTTTCCCGACCTGAAAGACAGCGAAGCGATCCCGGTGCAAAGAGGAGTCCTGGAGGGATTTGATGCAGTCTATTCGGCCCATTTCACGCGGTACGGCGCCATTCCCGCAACTTTGTTTGCCGCCCCGAAAGTGAGATCCCGCCTCTGCATCACCTGGCTGACCGAGCCCCAATTGACCATCATGCACAACACCGAGGCTTTGGGCCAAAACTACGGGTTCGAACGTCTCGACGATGTCCGCTTCACCTGCGAGCAAGGACCGCAAGTGCATACCTTGTTCAGCTATATCTCGTTACGCGGCGCCTGGGCACCGGACGGCGCACCGATCCCTTTGGCCGCGGTGCAGGCAGAAGGACGACCACAAGTCGGCCAGTCACAGATGCAGGTGCAAGAAGCTGCCCGTCTGCGGATCGCGCCCCGCATGGGCCTGGCCGAATTCATTGCCGGAACCATCGAAGACGCCCCATGCCGCGCCGAACGGACCGCCCGATTGGCCGCGGACGGTCAGCCGGTTACTCTTTGACCTCGGGCTCTTGATCAAGAACATCGCCTTCTGGCTGCGGGGGCACCACGCGCACGAGGGTGATCTGATTGTGCTGCCGTTCCAGGATATCAAAGCGGAACCCATGGAATTTGAACGATTGTCCCACATCCGGAATGCGCCGAGATTCGTGGAGCACAAGCCCGGCGAGGGTCGCTGCCTCTTCGTCAGGTAGCCGCCATTCGAACTGCCGGTTCAGGTCGCGGATGGTCACCTCGCCATCGACCCGGTAAGAGCCGTCGGCTTCCAAGGCAACCCCGCTGAAGGTGATATCATGCTCATCGTCGATGTCCCCGACGATTTCCTCAAGGATATCCTCCAAGGTGACGATCCCGAGCAGAGCGCCATACTCATCCACCACCAGCGAAAAATGCTCCCGCCGTTTGCGAAAGGCCTGCAACTGGCCGTGCAAGGTGGTGGTCTCGGGAATGAACCAGGGATCGGCCGCCAAGGCCACCACATCCAATCCATCCAAGCTTTCGAGCCCGCCATCCCGGGCCCGGACGGCCCGCAGCAGCGCCTTGGCATGCAGCACACCGATGATATTGTCCGGATCATCCCGCCATAGGGGTAGCCGGGTAAAGGGGCTGGACAGCACCGCATCAACGATCTCCGCTGGCGGCGCGTCGGCATCCAGAGCAATGACATTCTTGCGGTGGATCATGATTTCGCCCACCTCCACGTCCTGAAGCTCCAGCACGGACCGCAGCATGGCCCGTTCGCGGCGCGTGGTCTCCTCGTCGTCGTCCGCATCGCCTTCGTGCAGTTCGATGGCGCCACGCAGTTCGTCGGCGTTGGCGCCCAGGGAATCGTTGGTATCCAGCCGCACTCCAAAAATCAGGAAGGTGCCACGAACAACCCATTGCAAGGCCCCGGTGATCGGTGCCAGCAAAAAGACCAAGGCCCCGATCCAAGGGGCGATGCCCAGGGCCGCCCCGTTGGCGTTCCGGAAAGCATAGGTCTTGGGAAGGATCTCGGCAAAAATCAGCACCAACAACGTCATTCCCAAAGTGGCATAGGCGATGCCCGCGGAGCCGAACAATTCGATCAAGAATCCGGTGGCCACCGCCGACGCCATGATGTTGACCAGGTTGTTGCCCAATAGGATGGCCCCGATCAGCCGGTCTTTGTTTGCATGCAATCGATTGACAATGGCCGCCCGGCGGTCGCCGTCTTGCTCCAGCCGATGCATCAACGGCGGAGACGCCGCGGTTAGAGCCGTTTCAGATCCGGAAAAGAACGCCGAAATGAGCAATAGGAAAAAGATAATCCCGAGGGATTCAATCATGATTGGTCTCCATTGAGACTGTCCGACAGCATTTGTTTGAGCGAGTCGATGGGCACGTCGCGGCTGAGGAACGACTGCCCGATCCCACGGGCCAACACGAAGGTCACGCGACCGTCTTGGACCTTCTTGTCCGAGGCCATCAGGTCAAGCATGGTTTCCACCGACCAGCTTGAATCCTTGAGATTGCCAATTCCCGTGGGCAACCCGACGACGGTCAGATGCCGCCGCAACCGGGTCAAGTCATCGGCGGGACAAAGCCCCAACCGCACCGACAGGTCCAATGCCTGTACCATGCCGACGGCCACGGCCTCGCCATGCAGCAGCCGGTCGCCATAGCCGCAGAGTTTCTCCAACACATGGCCAAAGGTATGACCCAGGTTCAACAGGGCGCGCTGCCCGGATTCCCGTTCATCGGCGGCCACGACGCGCGCCTTGGCCCGACAGGATGTGAGCACGGCCTGGCGCCGGGCGGCCCGGTCGCCATCCAATAACGCTCCACCATGGATTTCCAGCCATTGGAAAAAGTCCGGGTCATCGATCAGGCCGTACTTGAGCACCTCGGCATAGCCGGATCGCAATTGGCGCGGGTCAAGAGTCTCCAATGTCTTCACATCGGCCAGTACCAGACGCGGCTGATAAAAGGCACCGACCAGGTTCTTGCCTTGGTCGGTGTTGATGCCGGTTTTACCGCCGACGGAACTATCCACCTGGGCCAACAGGGTGGTGGGGACCTGGATGAAGGGAAGCCCGCGGAGCACCACCGAGGCGGCAAAGCCCACCAAGTCGCCGATGACACCGCCGCCCAGGGCGACAAGCGTGGTGCCGCGCTCCACGCGCCGCGCCAACAGGTCATCCACCAGCTTCATTAAATGGGCAAAGTCCTTGGTGCCTTCTCCCGGCTCCAACGGCGGCAACAGGTCGACCGCAATGCCCGCCGCGCTCAGGGATGACTGGATGGTTGGCGCGTATTGAGCGGTATTCCCATCGGCGACGATTATCGCCCGCTTTTGTGCCAGCACCGGAACCATATGGGCGGCGGCATTGGTCAGCAGGCTATCGCCAATCAGAATATCGTAGGAACGATCACCCAGGTCTAAGGGTAGGATCTCGGCGGTCATGGCGTTGGGGTCTCTCCTTGGGTGCTACTCAGATAGGCAAACAGGGTATGAATGGCCAGTTCAGTGGTATGGTCGGCGCTTTCCTCGGTGGTATCGACCACAAGATCCGATTGGCCATAGACAGGGTATCGCTGATTCATCAGGTCTTGCAAAATCTCGGACGGATTGCCGGTGCGCAACAGCGGGCGGGTATCCCGCCGCGAGGTACGCTCCACCAGGATATGCAATGGCGCGCGCAACCACAAACTCAGGCCTTCCTTTTTAATCACACTTCGGGTCTCGGGATTCATAAAGGCTCCACCGCCGGTAGCCAGAACCTGTGACGGTTCACCGAGCAGGCGCCGAATCACCCGCCGCTCGCAATCCCGGAAGGCTTCCTCGCCATAGGTCTCGAAGATATCGGCAATGGAACAACCCGCTGCTTTCTCGATTTCCGCGTCCGCGTCCACAAAGGGTAGCGAGAGCCGTGCCGCCAGACGGCGCCCAACGGCGGATTTGCCCGCTCCCATCAGTCCTACCAGCACCACCGAGCGGGGCGCTAAAAGGGTCACGACCTGGCGTAGATTCTCCGAGGTTACCAAATCTAAATCCGTCATCTGCCGATACCGGCCTCCGCGAGCGTTGAAAGGCGAGCGGCCCGTGGGTACACTGCCGCCAATTCGCCATGCTTAGCTTCTAACTAGCACAGGCGGTCGCGTTTGTGCAGGCGGCTGATTGTTTCGGCGAGAGGGATGGACCCA
The sequence above is drawn from the Magnetospira sp. QH-2 genome and encodes:
- the aroB gene encoding 3-dehydroquinate synthase, with the translated sequence MTAEILPLDLGDRSYDILIGDSLLTNAAAHMVPVLAQKRAIIVADGNTAQYAPTIQSSLSAAGIAVDLLPPLEPGEGTKDFAHLMKLVDDLLARRVERGTTLVALGGGVIGDLVGFAASVVLRGLPFIQVPTTLLAQVDSSVGGKTGINTDQGKNLVGAFYQPRLVLADVKTLETLDPRQLRSGYAEVLKYGLIDDPDFFQWLEIHGGALLDGDRAARRQAVLTSCRAKARVVAADERESGQRALLNLGHTFGHVLEKLCGYGDRLLHGEAVAVGMVQALDLSVRLGLCPADDLTRLRRHLTVVGLPTGIGNLKDSSWSVETMLDLMASDKKVQDGRVTFVLARGIGQSFLSRDVPIDSLKQMLSDSLNGDQS
- a CDS encoding HlyC/CorC family transporter, with amino-acid sequence MIESLGIIFFLLLISAFFSGSETALTAASPPLMHRLEQDGDRRAAIVNRLHANKDRLIGAILLGNNLVNIMASAVATGFLIELFGSAGIAYATLGMTLLVLIFAEILPKTYAFRNANGAALGIAPWIGALVFLLAPITGALQWVVRGTFLIFGVRLDTNDSLGANADELRGAIELHEGDADDDEETTRRERAMLRSVLELQDVEVGEIMIHRKNVIALDADAPPAEIVDAVLSSPFTRLPLWRDDPDNIIGVLHAKALLRAVRARDGGLESLDGLDVVALAADPWFIPETTTLHGQLQAFRKRREHFSLVVDEYGALLGIVTLEDILEEIVGDIDDEHDITFSGVALEADGSYRVDGEVTIRDLNRQFEWRLPDEEAATLAGLVLHESRRIPDVGQSFKFHGFRFDILERQHNQITLVRVVPPQPEGDVLDQEPEVKE
- a CDS encoding HD family phosphohydrolase, which produces MSPDASPPGGPQMEWYQRLLDTGIALSSERNHDKLMELILHEAKDLCHADGGTLYLRTEKDTLKFVIMLNDSLNIAMGGTTGKDIPFPPLEMYREDGRGNHNNVATHVAISKETINIPDAYEAEDFDFSGTRKFDQGTGYRSKSFLTVPLMNHKEEVIGVLQLLNSQNPETGEVVEFSQEIQPIIESLSSQAAVALDNQQLISAQKDLLASFIQMIAGAIDAKSPYTGGHCQRVPELTKMLARAACESSQEPFAEFDLEDDGWEELHIAAWLHDCGKVTTPEAVVDKATKLECIYDRIHEIRMRFEVLKRDAELDFYRDLKAGKGSEKDLQAALDARLAQLDEDFAFVAECNLGGEFMAPEKVDRLKEIAQENWTRTLDDTLGLAHEELQRYAEDHPRPPVVEPLLADRPHHLIAHDKEQKEQLVHYNEMGFNMVPPPHKSNRGELHNLAIGRGTLTDEDRFKINDHIVQTIFMLGALPFPKHLKNVPEYAGGHHEKMDGGGYPRGLKKKDMSLPARIMAIADIFEALTAADRPYKQPKKLSDAIRIMSFMTKDSHIDADLFQLFLSSGIYQEYATLFLKPEQLDEVDISQYLSQAAE
- a CDS encoding shikimate kinase produces the protein MTDLDLVTSENLRQVVTLLAPRSVVLVGLMGAGKSAVGRRLAARLSLPFVDADAEIEKAAGCSIADIFETYGEEAFRDCERRVIRRLLGEPSQVLATGGGAFMNPETRSVIKKEGLSLWLRAPLHILVERTSRRDTRPLLRTGNPSEILQDLMNQRYPVYGQSDLVVDTTEESADHTTELAIHTLFAYLSSTQGETPTP